In Streptomyces violaceusniger Tu 4113, one DNA window encodes the following:
- a CDS encoding helix-turn-helix domain-containing protein codes for MSGHESELVMRELDEPTGGGPIGARLATWRRHRGLTPDELASRTGLELDYVTELEAGREWMDRRGRLAALAAALRLDIADLTGQPYTPRGEDHAAVRATAFHLRHRLHRLHRHYPDTAPRTVLEDLAERSRAAAQADAAGDECRLALVLPELIESTDRAVLIASSVSEREAANRLRVQAHLLGSGLLRRLGYKDLAWVLLQRARPDTRETLPVLVEEVRLLIDLGLPEHALTRAARAGDADTGWELSALGAVAQAMAGRRLEAEEFLATATARAADTQESALVFAARATVAVEFGDSAEAADHARAADQAGLGGAHRSSLLITAAAAEARQGRSDQAAIHLVEADAESPLRLRLAPFARDLIVALTNRTTTQAEAIRDLAERAGLR; via the coding sequence GTGAGTGGGCATGAGAGCGAACTGGTGATGCGTGAGCTGGACGAGCCGACCGGCGGCGGCCCCATCGGAGCCCGCTTGGCCACTTGGCGCCGTCACCGAGGACTCACCCCGGATGAGCTTGCCTCCCGCACGGGCCTGGAGCTCGATTACGTCACCGAGCTGGAGGCGGGCCGGGAATGGATGGACCGGCGCGGTCGGCTGGCCGCCCTCGCTGCCGCCTTGCGACTGGACATCGCGGATCTCACGGGCCAGCCCTACACGCCGCGTGGAGAGGACCACGCGGCGGTTCGAGCGACCGCCTTCCACCTACGGCACCGCCTGCACCGCCTGCACCGCCACTACCCGGACACGGCGCCCAGGACGGTGCTGGAGGACCTGGCGGAACGATCCCGCGCCGCCGCACAGGCGGATGCCGCTGGCGATGAGTGCCGACTCGCGCTCGTGCTGCCGGAGCTCATCGAATCGACGGACCGCGCGGTCCTCATCGCCTCTTCTGTATCAGAGCGGGAGGCGGCGAACCGGCTGCGCGTGCAGGCGCATCTGCTGGGCTCCGGGCTGTTGCGGCGCCTGGGCTACAAGGACCTGGCTTGGGTGTTGCTGCAAAGAGCTCGCCCTGACACCCGCGAAACGCTACCGGTGCTGGTCGAGGAGGTGCGGCTGCTGATCGACCTTGGCTTGCCGGAGCATGCGCTGACTCGCGCCGCACGGGCTGGGGACGCCGACACCGGATGGGAGCTGTCCGCTTTGGGCGCCGTTGCTCAGGCAATGGCCGGACGCCGCTTGGAAGCGGAGGAGTTCCTCGCCACAGCGACTGCGCGGGCCGCCGACACACAGGAGTCGGCATTGGTGTTCGCGGCCCGCGCCACCGTCGCCGTCGAGTTCGGCGATTCCGCCGAGGCCGCCGATCATGCCCGTGCGGCAGATCAGGCCGGGCTCGGCGGCGCCCACCGCTCCAGCCTGCTGATAACAGCCGCGGCGGCCGAAGCTCGTCAGGGCCGCAGCGATCAGGCAGCAATCCATCTCGTCGAAGCCGACGCGGAGTCACCGCTGCGGCTGCGGCTCGCCCCCTTCGCACGGGACCTGATCGTCGCACTCACCAACCGCACCACCACCCAGGCCGAAGCCATACGGGACCTGGCCGAGCGAGCCGGACTGCGGTGA
- a CDS encoding ATP-binding protein codes for MYARSASVKINYPRSRRAKASISAPEKGFDVVSQRHAKFTPRGYSALGLVRGVVVALHSRTNRRNPHGRNPFRRHTIPVERYEHHTTCVQKRHPQTVAAGTPKHARDAVMTQMKDGGQALIWRWTDRTRHVASQIRVALRCALHELGIPDETVGDAVMAAWELTANALEHAHGPYEMRLLRRGSSFVFEIEDSDPFLPAMPSSRNSGVRADTELPERGRGLQIVEAFARGRWGFRLSESETKVAWMAISSASED; via the coding sequence ATGTACGCGAGAAGTGCCTCAGTAAAAATAAATTACCCCCGTAGTCGGCGAGCGAAGGCGTCGATCTCTGCGCCAGAGAAAGGTTTTGATGTCGTAAGTCAGCGACATGCAAAGTTCACCCCACGGGGTTATTCCGCTCTAGGACTGGTCCGCGGTGTCGTAGTTGCGCTCCATTCGCGAACCAATCGGAGGAATCCGCATGGCCGCAATCCTTTTCGTCGCCACACCATTCCTGTCGAGCGATACGAGCACCATACAACCTGCGTCCAAAAACGCCACCCACAGACCGTCGCTGCGGGCACCCCGAAACACGCAAGGGATGCGGTCATGACGCAGATGAAAGACGGCGGTCAGGCTCTGATTTGGCGCTGGACCGATAGAACCCGCCATGTCGCTTCACAAATCCGCGTTGCGCTGCGGTGCGCACTTCATGAGCTAGGAATCCCCGATGAGACGGTCGGGGACGCAGTGATGGCGGCATGGGAGCTCACGGCCAACGCTCTGGAACACGCGCACGGTCCATACGAGATGCGCCTCCTTCGCAGGGGCTCCTCGTTCGTCTTCGAGATCGAAGACAGCGATCCGTTTCTACCGGCGATGCCCTCATCGCGTAACAGCGGAGTGAGAGCCGATACGGAGCTACCGGAACGAGGGCGGGGTTTGCAGATCGTGGAGGCGTTTGCTCGTGGACGATGGGGATTCCGCCTGTCGGAGAGCGAGACGAAGGTCGCCTGGATGGCAATCTCTAGCGCATCTGAGGATTAA
- a CDS encoding helix-turn-helix domain-containing protein, with protein MDEEQARRIGDRLRSARRQRGMSLRTLAGLAGVSVGYLSMVENGRRLLDRSSLITAFAEALQIAPSELTGQPFAPADPRSSEAHEAIPALRLALMGVTMAAPPDRRPPEVPVAVLAERVERANRLYHAAEYGTLAANLPALLADLHAAAETADGVVARHELLRLLADAYHPGCTLLLKNLGYTDLAFIAVTRAAEAIAELDDPVYSALSAFFHTHVLMAVGSPAEALAQATAAANTLQAHLTTPDAYALLGELHLISATCLTQDRKRSGKTRAEEVRDHLTEAADLADRTGETRAWHLNFGPTNVGIHHVSLNTDLGLHGEAVQAKDGVRPETLAEAPGRQAAFHADLGRSLTHLRGREAEAVAALLTAEQIAPQRIHANAPVRNTVEYLADRQLPTGAARDLRGLAHRIGLSL; from the coding sequence ATGGACGAAGAGCAGGCCCGGAGGATCGGTGACCGACTGCGCTCGGCCCGCCGCCAGCGCGGGATGAGCCTGCGCACCTTAGCGGGCCTGGCTGGGGTGTCTGTCGGCTACCTGTCGATGGTGGAGAACGGCCGACGGCTGCTGGACCGCTCCAGTCTCATCACCGCTTTCGCCGAGGCGCTGCAGATCGCCCCGTCCGAACTGACCGGCCAGCCCTTCGCCCCGGCGGACCCGCGCTCCAGTGAGGCTCACGAGGCGATCCCCGCTTTGCGGCTGGCGCTGATGGGCGTGACCATGGCCGCCCCGCCGGACCGCCGCCCACCAGAGGTTCCGGTGGCGGTGCTGGCCGAGCGCGTCGAGCGGGCCAATCGCCTCTATCACGCGGCGGAATATGGCACCCTTGCCGCCAATCTACCGGCGCTGTTGGCCGACCTGCACGCGGCTGCCGAGACAGCCGATGGCGTCGTCGCACGGCATGAGCTACTGAGACTGCTGGCGGATGCCTACCATCCGGGCTGCACCTTGCTCCTGAAGAACCTCGGCTACACCGACTTGGCGTTCATCGCCGTCACCCGCGCCGCTGAGGCGATCGCCGAATTGGATGACCCGGTCTACTCCGCGCTGTCCGCCTTCTTCCACACCCATGTGCTCATGGCGGTGGGCAGCCCCGCTGAAGCCCTGGCCCAGGCCACCGCCGCCGCCAACACGCTCCAAGCCCACCTGACGACTCCGGACGCCTATGCACTGCTCGGCGAGCTCCACTTGATCTCCGCCACCTGCCTGACTCAGGACAGAAAGAGGTCTGGAAAGACCCGTGCGGAAGAGGTCCGCGACCATCTCACCGAAGCTGCCGACCTCGCCGACCGTACGGGGGAGACACGGGCCTGGCACCTGAACTTCGGCCCCACCAACGTCGGAATCCACCACGTCAGCCTCAACACCGACCTTGGCCTGCACGGCGAGGCCGTACAAGCGAAGGACGGGGTGCGTCCCGAGACCCTTGCGGAGGCTCCTGGGCGGCAGGCCGCGTTCCATGCCGATCTGGGCCGGTCGTTGACACATTTGCGGGGCCGGGAAGCCGAGGCGGTCGCCGCCCTGCTGACCGCCGAACAGATCGCCCCGCAACGCATCCACGCCAACGCGCCCGTGCGAAACACCGTCGAATATCTCGCTGATCGGCAGTTGCCCACCGGCGCCGCCCGGGACCTGCGAGGTCTGGCGCACCGTATCGGCCTGTCGCTCTGA
- a CDS encoding carbamoyltransferase family protein, with the protein MKRTPSVVLGLCSYTHDSSAALLVDGELVGFVEEERLSEQKHTKLYPARAIGWLLGQAKLSADDVDAVAYNFQPSRYLAESPAALRLALSPTTRDRSLARAHGFAKVAVRTRQRLRVLGSQFPSAHVTPVLHHRAHQLTAFAASGWDEAAVLVVDSLGERQTTTIARGHGTRHPRSQTLEAINDPASLGYVYGAVTEHLGWRRGDEEGTVMALAALGAPARFRHLFARAIRTTATGFRIDPGYFPTRTLTSGYQRTSRRFVTETCPERHPSEPLTDLHRDLAAALQERTEQVMVHLARRARVLSGSRRLCVGGGVATNCVSIGKIIESGIFDEVFVPPAPGDAGTAIGAALAVHVDRRNPRPVAGVARTCYLGPSYEDQPLDLTPWPGLRQKTLGIETAEFLADQLAHGTIAGLFQGAVEAGPRALGNRSILASPLELGVVKRLNATVKFREPFRPFAPMVPAERADEFFTLGQPAPYMSMASGVTDKTRERVPAIVHANGTARLQTVTRSQNPFMHEVLTAFGRRTGVPVLINTSLNVKGKPICGTPEMALDCLANSGLDALLLEGRWITK; encoded by the coding sequence ATGAAGCGCACACCTTCCGTCGTCCTCGGCCTGTGCTCGTACACCCACGACTCGTCGGCCGCCCTTCTCGTGGACGGTGAACTCGTCGGCTTCGTCGAGGAGGAGCGCCTCTCCGAGCAGAAGCACACCAAGCTTTACCCGGCCCGCGCCATCGGGTGGCTGCTCGGCCAGGCCAAGCTGAGCGCCGACGACGTGGACGCCGTCGCCTACAACTTCCAGCCCTCCCGCTACCTCGCCGAGTCGCCCGCCGCCCTGCGCCTGGCGCTCTCGCCGACGACGCGCGACCGGAGCCTGGCGCGTGCTCACGGGTTTGCCAAGGTGGCCGTGCGTACCCGGCAGCGGCTGCGTGTCCTCGGCAGCCAGTTCCCCTCTGCCCACGTCACCCCGGTCCTGCACCACCGCGCTCACCAGCTCACCGCCTTCGCCGCCTCGGGCTGGGACGAAGCCGCCGTGCTCGTGGTCGACAGCCTCGGCGAGCGGCAGACCACCACCATCGCGCGGGGCCACGGCACTCGTCACCCCCGGTCCCAGACGCTGGAAGCGATCAACGACCCGGCCTCCCTGGGGTACGTGTACGGCGCTGTCACCGAGCACCTGGGCTGGCGCCGGGGTGACGAGGAAGGCACCGTCATGGCACTGGCCGCCCTCGGCGCCCCCGCCCGCTTCCGCCATCTGTTCGCGAGGGCCATCCGCACGACGGCTACGGGCTTCCGCATCGACCCCGGCTACTTCCCCACACGCACCCTCACGTCGGGATACCAGAGGACATCGCGGCGGTTCGTCACCGAGACCTGCCCCGAGCGGCACCCGAGCGAACCGCTCACGGACCTCCACCGAGACCTGGCGGCTGCCCTCCAGGAGCGGACCGAGCAGGTGATGGTGCACCTCGCCCGCCGCGCCCGTGTGCTCAGCGGCTCCCGACGCCTGTGCGTGGGAGGCGGTGTCGCCACGAACTGCGTGAGCATCGGGAAGATCATCGAGTCCGGCATCTTCGACGAGGTATTCGTACCGCCCGCCCCTGGTGACGCCGGTACCGCGATCGGCGCCGCCCTCGCCGTGCACGTCGACCGGCGCAACCCTCGCCCGGTCGCCGGCGTCGCCCGCACCTGCTACCTCGGCCCCTCCTACGAGGACCAGCCCCTCGACCTCACCCCCTGGCCCGGCCTCCGCCAAAAAACCCTGGGCATCGAGACCGCCGAGTTCCTCGCCGACCAGCTCGCCCACGGCACGATCGCCGGACTGTTCCAGGGTGCCGTCGAAGCCGGGCCGCGCGCCCTGGGCAACCGCTCGATCCTTGCCTCCCCGCTGGAGCTCGGCGTCGTGAAGCGCCTGAATGCCACCGTGAAGTTCCGTGAACCGTTCCGGCCCTTCGCCCCCATGGTCCCCGCCGAGCGCGCTGACGAGTTCTTCACGCTCGGCCAGCCGGCGCCGTACATGTCCATGGCCTCCGGGGTGACGGACAAAACGCGCGAGCGTGTGCCAGCCATCGTGCACGCCAACGGCACCGCTCGCCTGCAGACCGTCACCAGGTCGCAGAACCCCTTCATGCACGAGGTCCTGACCGCCTTCGGCCGCCGGACCGGCGTGCCCGTGCTGATCAACACCTCCCTCAACGTCAAGGGAAAGCCGATCTGCGGGACACCCGAGATGGCCCTGGACTGCCTGGCCAACTCTGGACTCGACGCCCTGCTCCTCGAAGGGCGGTGGATCACCAAGTGA
- a CDS encoding HAD family hydrolase, whose protein sequence is MTVPAPESPPAPPTPSITASDSTSCALLLDLDGVLLDTRPVMRKAWRKVQELHRITLPFHDYERHLGREFGDIMQRLGVTDAEAVRRTYETESVGAAHLAQEFTGIVEMLHAFVAADWRLGVVTSKHVDRAAPLLARLGCPFATIRTPAGAGRTKPAPDPLLLALVDLGVDPAAAVYVGDMAVDQESAARAGVAYIHAGWGYGQPASPAPETAASPKELLRLLRPAEQLVEGSMV, encoded by the coding sequence ATGACCGTTCCCGCTCCGGAATCACCACCGGCTCCGCCCACACCCAGCATCACAGCCAGCGACAGCACGTCGTGCGCACTTCTTCTCGACCTCGACGGCGTCCTGCTCGACACCCGTCCGGTGATGCGGAAGGCGTGGCGGAAGGTCCAAGAGCTTCACCGCATCACCCTTCCGTTTCACGACTACGAGCGCCACCTGGGGCGCGAATTCGGCGACATCATGCAGCGACTGGGTGTGACCGACGCCGAGGCAGTCCGCCGGACGTACGAAACGGAATCCGTCGGCGCCGCACACCTCGCGCAGGAATTCACTGGCATCGTCGAGATGCTCCACGCCTTCGTGGCCGCCGACTGGCGGCTGGGTGTGGTGACGTCGAAGCACGTCGATCGCGCGGCACCGCTCCTCGCGCGCCTCGGATGTCCCTTCGCGACCATCCGTACCCCCGCGGGGGCGGGCCGGACGAAGCCGGCCCCAGACCCGCTCCTCCTCGCCCTGGTCGACCTCGGAGTCGATCCCGCCGCAGCCGTGTACGTGGGGGACATGGCGGTAGACCAGGAATCGGCCGCCCGCGCCGGGGTCGCCTACATCCACGCTGGATGGGGATACGGGCAGCCCGCCTCTCCCGCACCCGAGACTGCCGCTTCGCCCAAGGAACTGCTGCGCCTTCTCCGCCCCGCCGAGCAGCTCGTCGAGGGGAGCATGGTGTGA
- a CDS encoding glycosyltransferase family protein — MIWDKDRTLRAESVWRRSAHTLVCEAALAPTHGARSLLFPVAEDLIAQADPVALAAQRRDLVLGYVGNQYDRDEPFERFFAPAAARVDHLVAGKWTKTDRWPHVRFVGRIPFEAAVGVYGRSLATVLMLPERYAAVGQMTQRIFEAVLAGCLPLAPADIRFADRFVPQELVVRSGRDVLERLSYLREIAGTQQHADLIGACVDCLRLFGLSKQVDTLESVLHGLVGTTATERGAA, encoded by the coding sequence GTGATCTGGGACAAGGACCGCACACTGCGGGCCGAGAGCGTGTGGCGACGTTCGGCCCACACCCTCGTCTGCGAGGCCGCGCTCGCCCCGACCCACGGCGCACGCTCCCTACTCTTCCCCGTAGCCGAGGACCTCATCGCTCAGGCGGACCCCGTGGCCCTCGCGGCACAGCGGCGGGACCTCGTGCTCGGCTACGTGGGCAACCAGTACGACCGCGACGAGCCCTTCGAGCGCTTCTTCGCCCCGGCCGCCGCCCGCGTCGATCACCTGGTCGCCGGAAAATGGACGAAGACCGACCGCTGGCCGCACGTCCGCTTCGTGGGCCGGATCCCGTTCGAGGCCGCCGTCGGCGTCTACGGCCGGTCTCTGGCCACAGTGCTCATGCTGCCCGAGCGGTACGCCGCCGTCGGGCAGATGACCCAGCGCATCTTCGAGGCCGTGCTCGCCGGGTGCCTGCCGCTGGCCCCGGCGGACATCCGCTTCGCCGACCGGTTCGTCCCGCAGGAGCTGGTCGTGCGCTCCGGCCGAGACGTGCTCGAACGCCTCTCCTACCTCCGCGAGATCGCCGGCACCCAGCAGCACGCCGACCTGATCGGCGCGTGCGTGGACTGTCTGCGCCTGTTCGGCCTGAGCAAGCAGGTCGACACCCTGGAATCCGTCCTGCACGGGCTCGTCGGGACCACCGCGACCGAGCGGGGAGCTGCCTGA
- a CDS encoding VOC family protein, translated as MDVLFITSVAVVVADPPLSRKLFIEALGLPLEGEGNGYYSSGRVPGSKHFGLWPLSQAAEACFGTAQWPADRVVPQASIEFEVANAEAVTAAGAELQRAGFDLVHQARTEPWGQTVTRLLTTDGLIVGISYAPSLHDLQDDQLLD; from the coding sequence ATGGACGTTCTCTTCATCACGAGCGTGGCGGTGGTCGTCGCCGACCCGCCCCTGAGCCGCAAGCTGTTCATCGAGGCTCTTGGCCTCCCCCTGGAGGGGGAAGGCAACGGTTACTACTCCAGCGGGCGCGTCCCCGGCAGCAAGCATTTCGGCCTGTGGCCGCTCTCGCAGGCAGCCGAGGCATGCTTCGGCACTGCCCAGTGGCCCGCCGACCGGGTGGTCCCGCAGGCATCGATCGAGTTCGAGGTGGCGAACGCGGAAGCCGTCACAGCCGCCGGTGCCGAGCTTCAGCGCGCGGGCTTCGACCTGGTGCACCAGGCCCGCACCGAACCGTGGGGCCAGACGGTGACCAGACTTCTCACGACGGACGGTTTGATCGTCGGGATCTCCTACGCCCCCTCCTTGCACGACTTGCAGGACGACCAGCTCCTCGACTGA
- a CDS encoding ATP-binding protein, producing the protein MSSTVMHHEFQVISTAEHVRPARHETAKVLAEWGISKRVVDTACLIISELVTNVVRHAAVLSPTATVTLAVDDAAMVLSVADAHPLKPKPLLAPHSVGGRGLFMVNALVREVHGRAEVLSDTGTGGKRIVIHLPLAPVAT; encoded by the coding sequence ATGTCCAGCACTGTGATGCACCACGAGTTCCAGGTGATCTCCACGGCCGAGCACGTACGGCCGGCCCGCCACGAGACCGCCAAGGTTCTTGCTGAGTGGGGCATATCCAAAAGGGTCGTGGACACCGCCTGTCTGATCATCAGCGAGCTGGTGACGAATGTGGTGAGGCATGCGGCTGTGCTCTCGCCGACTGCCACGGTCACCCTGGCCGTGGATGATGCGGCGATGGTACTGAGCGTCGCGGACGCCCATCCACTCAAGCCGAAGCCCCTGCTCGCTCCCCACAGCGTCGGCGGTCGCGGTCTGTTCATGGTCAACGCTCTGGTGAGGGAGGTCCATGGCCGAGCCGAGGTCCTCTCGGACACCGGCACAGGCGGCAAACGGATCGTCATTCACCTTCCCCTGGCTCCCGTTGCCACCTGA
- a CDS encoding SAF domain-containing protein, with protein sequence MSPSRPRGAGSGLPGARRSDPQQRPVAATGGVRRRPGWVWAGVGTVVVSAVGFVMVASAVGGREKVLVLARDVPVGHVLAADDLRQAEVASGTGVVLAADRARVLGQRAKVPLVAGSLLAPGQFGGARDFPPRGQSEVAFAIEVGNASPEVVRGDRVAVLEGPGGSAGRAGEEKEDVAPVVGTVTAAKTADSPGGPRVVTVLVETGAVRRAAGLEHPRVVVLPAEGREAP encoded by the coding sequence ATGTCACCTTCGCGCCCCCGAGGCGCGGGTAGTGGTCTGCCGGGTGCGCGCCGGTCTGATCCGCAGCAGCGGCCGGTTGCGGCGACCGGCGGAGTGCGGCGCAGACCGGGATGGGTGTGGGCAGGCGTGGGGACGGTGGTTGTCTCTGCGGTTGGTTTCGTGATGGTCGCTTCAGCGGTTGGGGGGCGGGAGAAGGTGTTGGTGCTGGCGCGGGATGTGCCGGTTGGGCACGTTCTCGCCGCGGATGATCTGCGTCAGGCGGAGGTGGCATCCGGGACTGGCGTGGTGTTGGCGGCGGACCGGGCGAGGGTGCTGGGGCAGCGGGCCAAAGTGCCACTGGTGGCCGGGTCGTTGTTGGCACCGGGACAGTTCGGAGGCGCCCGGGACTTTCCGCCACGGGGGCAGTCGGAGGTGGCCTTCGCCATCGAGGTGGGCAATGCGTCGCCCGAGGTGGTGCGAGGTGACCGAGTGGCGGTGCTGGAGGGCCCGGGCGGGTCCGCAGGCAGGGCCGGCGAGGAGAAGGAGGATGTCGCTCCTGTCGTGGGGACGGTGACCGCCGCGAAGACCGCTGACTCTCCAGGTGGTCCGCGAGTGGTGACGGTCCTGGTGGAGACGGGGGCGGTACGGCGGGCCGCTGGGTTGGAGCACCCGCGTGTGGTGGTGCTCCCCGCCGAGGGGCGGGAGGCGCCGTGA
- a CDS encoding thymidylate synthase, with amino-acid sequence MTHLTADSMAELFSGAVTLAKSGEKVSPRGMATREVRDVHLLLAQPRARLLYAPPTRIVNPAFAVAETVWHLSGSDASWIFDYNERLRQYADDGVLLGAYGPRMRNWAGKVDQLARVVEILKEDPDSRRALIQLYDPAQDAAGHKDVPCTLGFRFHLRADRLHMATMMRGQDVWIGMPYDVFFYTVLHELVAGWLDAELGEFHLHVGSLHIYDEHVEQAELLTSLAASPHMPDLRTPWTGFASLLDQVEARDVTGHPGWDAMAETLRSYRLWKDGKREQAGRAADRIDGPLGQALTAWYGELKRRSTKRAATAGAR; translated from the coding sequence ATGACACACCTCACCGCCGACAGCATGGCCGAGCTGTTCTCCGGCGCTGTCACGCTGGCCAAATCCGGCGAGAAGGTCAGCCCACGGGGCATGGCCACCCGCGAAGTCCGTGACGTCCACCTGCTGCTCGCCCAGCCGCGCGCCCGTCTGCTCTACGCACCGCCGACCCGGATCGTGAACCCGGCCTTCGCGGTCGCCGAGACAGTTTGGCACCTGTCCGGATCCGACGCCTCGTGGATCTTCGACTACAACGAACGGCTGCGGCAGTACGCCGACGACGGTGTCCTCCTCGGTGCGTACGGACCCAGGATGCGGAACTGGGCCGGCAAGGTGGACCAACTGGCCCGCGTCGTGGAGATCCTCAAGGAGGACCCCGACTCCCGGCGAGCCCTGATCCAGCTCTACGACCCGGCCCAGGACGCCGCAGGGCACAAGGACGTGCCTTGCACCCTCGGTTTCCGGTTCCACCTTCGCGCCGACCGCCTGCACATGGCGACCATGATGCGCGGCCAGGACGTGTGGATCGGCATGCCGTACGACGTGTTCTTCTACACCGTGCTGCACGAGCTGGTCGCCGGGTGGCTCGACGCGGAGCTGGGCGAGTTCCACCTGCACGTCGGCTCGCTGCACATCTACGACGAACACGTCGAGCAGGCCGAGCTACTGACCTCGCTCGCGGCGAGCCCGCACATGCCTGACCTGCGAACGCCCTGGACAGGCTTCGCCAGCCTGCTCGACCAGGTCGAGGCCCGCGACGTGACCGGCCACCCCGGCTGGGACGCGATGGCCGAGACGCTGCGCAGTTACCGGCTGTGGAAGGACGGCAAGCGCGAGCAGGCGGGGCGGGCGGCCGACAGGATCGACGGCCCCCTCGGCCAGGCCCTCACCGCCTGGTACGGAGAGCTGAAGCGGCGCTCGACCAAGCGCGCCGCGACGGCCGGGGCAAGGTGA
- a CDS encoding helix-turn-helix domain-containing protein, whose protein sequence is MAADPFAELLRQLRRNADRSQDEQADAINAASGRATVTRREVSRYENGENVPTNHTRWRTGCGARPRQGLPAAHPLRRRPAEEDRKGTQRAVGIAATHGRRGLRSSRSH, encoded by the coding sequence ATGGCAGCAGATCCGTTCGCCGAGCTACTCCGTCAGCTGCGCCGTAACGCGGACCGATCGCAGGACGAGCAGGCGGATGCGATCAACGCGGCGTCCGGCCGGGCGACGGTGACCCGCCGGGAGGTAAGTCGGTATGAGAACGGTGAAAACGTCCCTACGAACCACACACGATGGCGAACCGGGTGCGGTGCTCGGCCCAGGCAGGGCCTGCCGGCGGCTCACCCACTGCGGCGGCGACCGGCTGAGGAAGACCGGAAGGGAACCCAGCGGGCTGTGGGGATAGCCGCCACGCACGGACGGCGCGGACTACGGTCGTCCCGATCCCATTGA
- a CDS encoding MinD/ParA family ATP-binding protein has protein sequence MGSVKGAPGVTTTVLALAAVWPNRADHGVRPVVVEADVSGGDLAVRFGCPHTPGLLDVATSARQEQPGSLLAAATDLPFGIRVVASPAGGGACGEAVRLVAGPGQRVLRGDESDRGTVLLDMGRIGDDASGVMEAAEAVVLVSRGGADALAHAYAHFSEAGPRVEQYVLAVVGPCPYAAGEITATLGVGRVVFLPWDPKAADVLAGRARSALRAKGWRASPLMAAAGAAARQLSGTDEVVTKGLSGDLAGLGAVPPPGGHLRRAAGLAPKESAS, from the coding sequence GTGGGGTCGGTCAAGGGCGCGCCGGGGGTGACGACGACCGTTCTGGCGCTGGCGGCTGTGTGGCCGAACCGGGCTGATCACGGGGTGCGGCCGGTGGTGGTCGAGGCTGACGTTTCGGGCGGGGATCTCGCGGTCCGGTTCGGGTGTCCGCACACGCCGGGGCTGTTGGACGTGGCCACCTCCGCCCGCCAGGAGCAGCCGGGTTCGCTCCTGGCCGCGGCTACGGACCTGCCGTTCGGGATCCGTGTGGTGGCTTCACCGGCGGGTGGCGGGGCATGTGGGGAGGCGGTGCGATTGGTGGCCGGCCCGGGACAGCGTGTGCTGCGAGGAGATGAGAGCGACCGGGGAACAGTTCTGCTGGATATGGGCCGCATCGGCGACGACGCCTCGGGCGTGATGGAGGCGGCTGAGGCGGTGGTGTTGGTGTCCCGGGGAGGGGCGGATGCGTTGGCGCATGCATACGCCCACTTTTCGGAAGCCGGGCCGCGCGTGGAGCAATATGTGCTGGCTGTGGTGGGTCCGTGCCCGTACGCGGCAGGGGAGATCACCGCGACGCTCGGTGTGGGCCGCGTGGTCTTCCTGCCCTGGGACCCCAAGGCGGCTGACGTTCTGGCCGGCCGCGCTCGTTCGGCGCTGCGGGCCAAGGGGTGGAGGGCATCGCCGTTGATGGCGGCTGCGGGGGCTGCCGCACGGCAGCTGAGCGGCACCGACGAGGTGGTGACGAAGGGGCTGAGTGGTGATCTCGCGGGGCTGGGCGCCGTGCCACCCCCCGGCGGGCACCTCCGTCGAGCGGCGGGCCTGGCGCCGAAGGAGTCCGCATCATGA